In a genomic window of Flavobacterium crassostreae:
- a CDS encoding aspartate-semialdehyde dehydrogenase: MRIAVVGATGMVGEVMLKVLAERNFPVTELIPVASEKSVGKEIEYKGTKYKVVGMQTAVDMKADIALFSAGGETSLEWAPKFAAAGTTVIDNSSAWRMDPTKKLVVPEINATVLTKEDKIIANPNCSTIQMVLVLAPLHKKYHIKRVIVSTYQSITGTGVKAVEQLENEYAGIQGDMAYKYPIHRNAIPQCDSFEENGYTKEEMKLVRETQKILDDRTIAVTATAVRVPIVGGHSEAVNVEFSTDFEVADIQNILHHTDGVVVQDNNDTYTYPMPIYAQGKDAVFVGRIRRDESQANTLNMWIVADNLRKGAATNTVQIAEYLVAANLV, translated from the coding sequence ATGAGAATAGCAGTTGTAGGCGCTACTGGAATGGTGGGCGAAGTAATGTTGAAAGTGTTGGCCGAAAGAAATTTTCCGGTAACGGAGTTAATCCCTGTAGCTTCCGAAAAATCAGTAGGTAAAGAAATAGAGTATAAAGGAACCAAATATAAAGTAGTAGGGATGCAGACTGCCGTAGACATGAAGGCGGATATAGCCCTATTTTCGGCTGGTGGAGAAACCTCTTTAGAGTGGGCTCCCAAATTTGCAGCAGCAGGTACTACCGTGATAGATAATTCTTCTGCATGGAGAATGGATCCTACCAAAAAGTTAGTGGTGCCTGAGATCAATGCAACGGTATTAACCAAAGAAGATAAAATTATAGCCAACCCTAATTGCTCTACCATTCAAATGGTATTGGTTTTGGCACCATTGCATAAAAAATACCATATCAAGCGGGTTATTGTTTCTACGTACCAATCCATTACCGGAACAGGAGTAAAGGCAGTAGAACAATTAGAAAATGAGTACGCAGGAATTCAAGGAGACATGGCTTATAAATATCCGATACACAGAAACGCCATCCCACAATGCGATTCTTTTGAAGAAAATGGCTACACCAAAGAAGAAATGAAATTAGTCCGAGAAACCCAAAAAATTCTGGATGACAGAACCATTGCTGTGACCGCAACAGCAGTACGTGTGCCTATTGTAGGAGGCCACAGCGAAGCCGTAAATGTAGAGTTTTCTACTGATTTTGAGGTTGCAGACATTCAAAACATACTACACCACACCGACGGAGTAGTCGTACAAGACAACAACGATACCTATACCTACCCAATGCCTATATATGCACAAGGCAAAGATGCTGTTTTTGTAGGCAGAATACGTCGGGACGAAAGCCAAGCAAACACTCTAAACATGTGGATAGTTGCAGATAATTTACGCAAAGGAGCAGCCACTAATACGGTGCAAATTGCAGAATACCTTGTTGCCGCCAACTTGGTGTAA
- the mscL gene encoding large conductance mechanosensitive channel protein MscL → MGFFSDFKASLMKGDVLSLATAVVIGGAFSKVIGSAVDDIIMPLVGLLTGGVDFTTKFIALNGQNYENLDAAKAAGAAVMTYGNLVQAIINFVIIAFFIFVILRAAEKAKKKEEVAAPAPAGPTQEELLMQIRDLLKKQ, encoded by the coding sequence ATGGGATTTTTCAGTGATTTTAAAGCCTCTTTAATGAAAGGCGATGTTTTAAGTTTAGCAACAGCAGTAGTAATTGGTGGTGCTTTTAGTAAAGTTATTGGATCCGCCGTGGATGATATTATCATGCCGTTAGTAGGTTTGTTAACCGGAGGTGTAGATTTTACCACTAAATTTATTGCTTTAAACGGACAGAATTACGAAAATTTAGACGCTGCAAAAGCCGCTGGAGCTGCCGTAATGACCTACGGTAATTTAGTGCAAGCCATAATTAATTTTGTAATTATAGCTTTCTTTATTTTTGTGATATTAAGAGCAGCCGAAAAAGCAAAAAAGAAAGAAGAAGTTGCTGCACCAGCACCAGCAGGACCAACGCAAGAAGAGTTGTTAATGCAAATTAGAGATTTATTAAAAAAACAATAA